The genomic segment GGGCCACCTGCTCGCGGTATTTGCTGGTTAAGGGCTTAAAAAAGTCCTGGCGCTCTGGGGTGAAAAACATCGGTTTCTTGTGGTTGATTTTTGATCGCCTACCGATACCCGGCAGGCGCCTATTGTGCTACCGGCGACGGGGCTATGCAAACAAAACCGCGCGAGTTTCCGCACCCGTGCCATATATACGATGTATATATGGTGTGTATAATACAGAACTGCGCTAATCTGCGTGATGAGGACCTCACCATGAGCGACAACAAGGAACCAGTCACTCCACCAAACTCCGCCGAGAAGCATCGACACCATGAGCTACACCAGGAACTGCCGGTGGACTTTCCCGATGCCTATTTTCGCGGCCTGCACCGGATCATTCGTTTCGCTATACGCGTGCTGGCCCTGCTTATGGTGTTTGTCATCTTGTGGGGTGTGGTAGATGTCGTGTACATCATTTACGAAAGGCTGATCACGGCGCCCGTGCTACTGCTGAATATCAACGATATCTTTTACACCTTTGGCGCCTTTATGGCGGTATTAATCGCGGTAGAGATTTTTATCAATATCCGCCTTTATTTGGGCACCAATGTTTTCCCGGTGCAACTGGTGGTGGCGACTGCGCTGATGGCTATCGCCCGTAAGGTGATTGTGCTGGATTTCGATGCCTTCACCCCTATGTATTTGCTCGGCATAGCGGCCACGACACTGGCCTTAGGTATCACCTATTGGTTATTGAACGACCGGACCAGAAACGTCAGCGATGACAATAGCGTCGCGCCTCGCTAGCCGATTAAAGGAAACGTCCATGGGTATTGTAAAAATCTCTGACGAACTGCACGACGAATTGCGCCGCACCAGCCGGGTAATGGAGCGCTCCATTAACGCTCAGGCCGAGTTTTGGCTGAAAATCGGCCGTCTGGCGGAGCAGCACCAACATCTGAGCTTTGCCGAGCTTATCCAGCAGAGTCTAAAAGAGGCCAGAGCTCGTGAATAACGTAGTGATTAAATCACCAGAGGCGATTGAGAAAATGCGCCGCGCCGGGCGCTTGCTGGCACAGGTTTTTACCGAACTGGATAAACAGGTGAAACCCGGGGTAACCACCATGGCCCTCAATCATTGGGTAGAGACCTATATACGCGAAGAACTTGACGCCCGCCCCGCCAGTCTCGGGCAGTACGATTACCCCTACTGCCTGAACGCCTCGCCAGACATTGTAATCTGCCACGGTTTTCCAACGGATAAACCGCTAAAAGAAGGCACTATTGTCAATCTGGACATCACTCTGGGAAAGGACGGCTACATCGCCGACTCAAGCAAAATGTATACGATTGGCGAAGTCACGCCACTGGCCCAAAAGCTGGTGGATGAGACTTACACCGCCATGTGGAGCGGTATCAATGCGGTAAAGCCAGGTAACACCCTGGGCGACATTGGCTATGCCATTGCCAGTCATGCGCGCAATAACGGTTTTAGCGTAGTGCGGGAGTTCTGTGGCCACGGCATTGGCCAGCAAATGCACGAGGCACCGCAAGTGCTGCATTATGGCGCCCCCGGCGCGGGCCTGGAGCTTCGCGAGGGCATGACTTTTACCATTGAGCCTATGATTAACCAGGGCAACGCCAAAACCCGCACCCTGAAAGACGGCTGGACGGTGGTCACCCGCGACAAAAAACTCTCAGCCCAGTGGGAGCACACCGTGCTGGTAACCGCCACCGGGGCTGAGGTACTGACCCTGCGCCCGGAAGAACACGCCCACGAAATGCCAAGCCCGTGAAGTTGATACTGAGCCGCAAAGGTTTTGACTCCTCCGCCGGAGGCTTTCCCAGCCCGATATTTCCCGACGGCCAATTGCTGTCTCTGCCCATTCCCGACCGGCAGGGGCCGACAAGCTACGCCGATATTCACACCGACTGGGGACCGATGGCCGACATCTTGGCCCAGCTAAGCGGTAAAACCCACTGGCACGAAACCGCCGCGCACATTGATCCGGACTTGCGCCGCAATAGTCTTGCACGCCGGCGCGGCTGGCAAGCCACGTTGGGGCAAACCGGCACCGCACAGAGTCACTTGCGCAACCAGAATGTAGCCGAGGGCGACATATTCATATTTTTTGGCTTATTCAAGCCGGTGGAAAAAACCGCCCAGGGCTGGCGCTTTGTCCAAGCGACAATGGCGCGCCATGTGATTTGGGGCTGGCTGCAAATAGGCAAAATTCACCCGGTGGATCAGCTCAACCCCAGCGACCTTCCCTGGTGCCGCTACCACCCCCACATGCACTTGGGAGAAGACGCCAATAACACTCTTTACCAGGCGGCCCGGGCATTGACCCTTAATAATGTGGCCACGCCGCTGCCAGGTGCTGGGGTGTGCCAAGGCTACCGGCCCGAGCTGTCACTCACCGCGCCAGATGCCACAACCCCAAGTCAGTGGGAACTACCCGCACATTTCTTCCCCCACCGGGGCAAACCGGCCCTCAGTTATCACCGCAAACCCGAGCGCTGGCACAAATGCGGTAATCGGCTAAAACTTCAAGCGGCGGCCCGAGGCCAAGAATTCGTATTGGATACCGATTTCTACCCCGAAGCTCAAAACTGGCTCAGCGCTCTACTGCTGCCAGAATCTGCCCCGAAGAGCCAGGCACAATAAAAGAGCAACCTAACAGAGTGTCGCACCACATAAGTGTTACCTGGCGTGACGATGTGCGCACCAAAACAATCACATTTTTGTCACAACTCACCATTATTGAGCGTTTTTATTTCCATATAGAATTAAAATCGATTCACATAGATTTAAATAATTAAAAAATATAGAAAAACGTAACTCTAAGTAACACAGATGTAACCTAAATCCGTAGAATAGACCTCAAGCAAGTCAACCACTTGCTGTTCAGGCAGGGGATCTCCCCCACTTTGTTTTATGGCTTATTTGAGGTTTTAACCATGTTTACTTTATCTGCACGTACCAAACTTTCATCTGCTCTGGCTGTACTGGCATTGGCTGCTGCTGGCAATGTTGCCGCCGCCGACAAAACCATCTCTGGCGTGGTTGAGTCAGTCGACTACGAAACCAACAGTGTTACCGTTGTTGAAGAAGGCACTGGCGAAGTTTTCACCTATGCTTTCACCGACGCTCCGAAAGTTCGTGTTAACGGCGTACGTGGTAGCGATATGGGTAAGGTTCTGCCCGGTCAGCGTGTGGCGCTGAAACTGAACCGCATCGAAGAAGAAAAAGAGCAGGATTTCAACCTGGTTAAAGGTGAGATTCTGGAAATCAACCGCGAACAAAATCTGGCTTTGATTCGCCCTGCCGACGGCAGCGCTCCACGCGTGATTGAGCTGCCTGAAACTCTGGCGGTATCAGGCCTTGGCAACAGCGTAAATGACCTGCAAGAAGGTCACTTTGTGACTCTGAAGTACACCGCTCGCTAATGCCTAAACGAGCAAAAAATAGCCATAAGTAAAAATGCCCGAAGAGATGCCCGGCCACAAGCCGGGCATTTTTTTATCAACTATCAGAAAGATAGGGGTCAACAAACTCCAATATCGCTTTTAGGGTTTGCTGGCGGGTTTTGGAATACTGCAGATAGTGGCTTTCATTATCAAGCTCGATAAACGTCGACTCTTTCCCGGCGTCTTTCAATTCATCGTGCATATCTTCCGACTGCTCAATAGGCACCACTTTATCGTTCTCGCCGTGAATTAAGAGCACTGGCGCTTTTACCTTATCGGCAGCAAACAAGGGCGATATGGCTTTCAGGTCATCCTCCGTGTATTCACCCTTCACCATAGACCGTTCGAAATACTCCACCACCCAGTGATCATCCCCGCCACTGGAGCGGCGATCATCCAGCAGGCCTTCCAAGTCCGTTACGCCGTTGATTGATACAGCGCAGCTATACAACTCGGGCGTGTAAGCGGCGCCGGCCAATGCCGCGTAACCACCGTAACTAGCGCCGACAATACACACATGCTCGGGATCAAGCAGGCCTCCATTACCGAAATACTCTACCGCATCGGTAATATCATCTTGCATTTTTCGTCCCCACTCGCCTTGTCCGGCCATATAGTGATCCAAGCCGAACCCGACCGAGCCGCGAAATTGGGGCTGGACAACCAGATAACCGCGAGCGGCCAATGCCTGCGCCATCCAATCAAACGAAAGGCTGTCGTACGCCGCTGGACCACCGTGGGGCATGATAACCGCGGGCATTTTGCGTGGGTTTTCGGCACGGCTAGACGGCAGGGTTAAAATCGTCGGTATACTCAAGCCATCGCGGGCTTTATAAGTATGAAGCACCGTCGGATTGACCATTGCATCACTAATCTCCCCATAGGCCGAGGACAGGTAGCGCAGCTTTTTACCTTCCGAGGACAGATAATAAGTACCAGCGCTCGCGCCACCTTGAACCATAAACACTAGGCGCTTCCAGTCGGGTGACCAATCGGTCAGGGTAAGGTGCTGATCGGGAAACTGTTCGGTAATCGAATCAACCCGGGCCTGATGAGCCGGGTCAAACATTTGGTAGGAGGGCTTAAAGCCCGAGTAGATCACCCCGTAGGCAATCCGGTTAATATCGGTAAGCAAGCCGGCTACATCGGCGTCGCTGCGCCCGATGGGCTCTTGGGAAATGCTGCCGTCAGCCAGCGACATCGTAAAATATCCTTCACGACCAGTACTCTCATCAGTATCCAAGAACACCAGTGATTTCAAATCGGCGGTGACCGCCATCATTGAATAATCGTACAGAGCCGTCTCGCGGGAAAAAATTGTCTTCCAGCCGCCATCGCCATCGGGAACATCTATCTCGTGGAGGTTAGTGCCGTTATCGTATATCTCTTCCGCCAAAAGATTACCCTGACCGTCCATAAAGTAATCACGGGTATCCGGCTCACCTTTAACGATCTGACGGGGACGTCTTGGAGACTCTAGGTTAACCCGCATCAGGGAATAATCGGGACTGCGATCGGCCTTTGACTCGGCAACATAGGCAGGCATATACAGGTATTTATTATTGTCCGAGGTGCCGACAATACTGCCCAGTCCGGTCTGCCCTTTGGCGATAACATCGCCGGGCCGCAAAAGCTGGTCCAGCTCGCCATTACTGACATTTAATACAAATGCCGAGCTAATATCGTGACGTCCGCGATACCCCGCTAAGCGCATATTCTCGCTGGCCACCAATACTAGGTGCTCATCATCAAGAAAATAGAGATAACCCGGGTCAATATCGCCCACGTTAACACCTGTAACCAGCTTGTTCTCTTTTAACGAGTAAACAACGACCAAGTCCTTTTCCGCCGTGACTTTGCGAAATGCCAATAAAGAACCGTCTGGAGAAACACGCATTTGCTGGGTTTGCGGCAGAACACCATAAGCGGATACGACTTGCTCGATAGACATTACCTCATTGGAAGAAGCCGCGTCTTGCACGGCGCCGTCGGCCGCATTGGCCGTATGCGTCAAAGCCGTAACGGTTAAAATTTGAACACACCTGGTCAGCGTTTTTATATAGTTTTCCATAAACATCATCCATTTATGCTGTTATTGTTAGCAGGCGCAACCTTAGCAAAAACTATTAATTAATCATACAAATATGGGCGCCGTTTTAAACTCGCTTTTAGCGCTACCCACAGGACCTCGCTATGCTTACCAAACTCGGCTGGAAGTTGTTAATGCTAAGCCGCGCACTGTGGATGCGAACCCTCGCCTTTGCCATTCTCGCGGTGGCCACCGCTTTGATCGCTATCGCCTTTAAAGGCTTTATTCCCGAATCAGTTTCCGGGCTTATCGGCTCTGAGGCCGTGGATAAAGTATTATCGATTCTCGCCTCCAGCATGCTGGCAGTAACCACCTTTTCTCTGAGCGTGATGGTTTCGGCCCACAGCGCTGCGGCCAACAACCTCACGCCTCGCGCCACACGGCTGTTACTGGAAGATTCCACCACGCAAAACGCTCTAGCCACTTTTGTCGGCTCGTTTGTCTATTCACTCGTGGGCATTATTGCCTTAAGTACCGGCATTTACGGCGACCAGGGGCGGGTTATTTTATTTGTCGTAACCATTGCCGTGGTGGTTCTCATTGTCGGTACTATATTGCTGTGGATTAATCACCTGGCCCGTCTGGGCCGGGTGAGCGAAATTGCCGAGCGGGTGGAAAAAGCCGCGGGCGCCGCCATCGCAAGGCGCGGTGATCACCCCTGGTTGGATGGCAAAAGACTGGACAGCCTGGAGGATATTCCCAGCGACTGCCGCGCCATTTACCCGGATGACACTGGCTATATTCAGCACATCGACATGCAGGCGTTGCACCAATGGGCAACTGAAAAAGACGCTGAGATTTATATCACCAGCCTGCCGGGAAAATTCGTCCACCCTAATCATCCGGTGCTATACACGTCGCACAAAAATGACAATACCGAGGACAACACCTTAGCTGCGGCGATTACCATTGGCGATACGCGCTCGTTTGATCAAGACCCACGTTTCGGCTTGCTGGTAATGGCTGAAATTGCCTCGCGCGCACTTTCGCCCGGTATCAACGACCCGGGCACGGCAATCGAAGTGTTAGGGCGTGGTGTGAGACTCATCAGTCAGTGGCGGATTACCCCGGACGATGTCAGCGAATTTGAGGTGCCCTACCCCCGGGTGTTTGTGCCACGTATCGAATTGGATGAATTGTTTATCGATTTTTTCAGCCCCATTGCACGCGACGGCGCGGGTCTGATTGAAGTACAGATTCGCCTGCAAAAATCTCTCGCCGCACTTGCGGCAATCGATGCGGACTTTTATAAGGTAGCCGAACACACCGCTAAAAAATCGCTACTGCGGGCTCAGCAGTCATTCAACTTTGCCCCAGATGCAGAAACTCTACAAGAAGTATTCGACAGACTTTTCTCTTAAAATTGTGATTTCAGTTATAAACCGACTACCAACACCCGCAACACTTAGCGCCGTTTTGGTGCAAAAAAATCAAATTGCTGGCGCATAGTTATATCGGCTTAGCGCTATTTTTTTGCCTGGATTTCTTTGCAGTTATAAGTGGTATCGCAGATTTTTTTGTTGCGTCAACGAATGGAAACTTTAAGCGACAAACTTTCACTCTGAACATTTTTCACACAAATAATGTGCTGTAGATCAAAGAAGCAAGTTGCCTAATTCTCATACACTGCCGCCCGTCTAACGCCAGGAAGTATTTACCTCACAATTTTAAAAAAATTATTTTACAACCGAGACAGCGATTTCGGGGGGATTTTTAAAATGATAATTGAGGTGTCTCGGCGACATGATTTTAACCACCCAAGGATGCCCTTTAACTATGATTTGAGAATTAAAAATGCGATTTTCCGTACTGATGTTTATGGCGTTACTTTCGCCCCTGGCTTTTACCCAGACCCTAACCAATCCCTACCACTATAACGAAGATACCAGCGCTGATTACCGCAACTTATTAGCGTCTAATTACCGCTGCGATCAATCACTGATACCCGCTTACAAAGGGGACCTGGTGATCGACAGCAAGTATGATCAGTCAGACTCTTCCAAGTCTTCGGTAACCTCAAGCTACGATAGCGACTCGGCCCAAAAGGCTGAGCATATTCGCGCGCTGATGAGTTTTATAGCACAGCAAAGCCACTCCGCCATCTATCAAACTTCTGCCAGCACTCGCGCCCGCGCTGCACAGTGCATCTCGGATAACCTGAACCTTTGGGCGGCAGCAGATTCTCTGCTGGGGGTAAAAACATCGCCCACGGGCGTCGCCCAGCGCAAATGGTTTTTGGCCGCCATCGCATCGGTACTGATGCAATTGGATAGCCGCTACACTGACTTTTATCTAGATAGTCGGATCAATAACTGGCTGGATGATTTGGCTTACCAAGTGGTGGATGATTACAACTACCGTCTGGAAGCTGAGAGCGACCGAATCAACAATCACGATTATTGGGCGGCTTGGTCAGTTGCCGCACGCGCACTGCTGAGCGATGACACTCGCCTGTTGCAGTGGAGCGAAGATGTATTTGATTTTGCCATGAGTCAAATCGTGCTGCACAAGTCCACCGGCCTTGGGTATCTGCCTCGCGAGCTCGACCGTGGCTCACTGGCGGCAAACTATCACAACTACGCCATGGTGCCACTTATGTACTTGGCCGATGCACTGGTCTTAAACGGTAAAGATATTACGCCTTATCGCGATCAGCTGGGCGCGTTAGCCTCTCTGACCACACGCTTTGTGGTAGACACCAACAGCTTGGATTCCTACATCGGAGCAAAACAAAAAAGCGTAAGCCCGGGAAAAAGCGTTTGGATTTTGCCTTACGCGGTATTGTTTGGCATCGACGAGAATGTAAATTCAATTCTTAAGGCCAATAAACTCACTACCGAATATTCGCAAATGGGTGGTGATTTATGGTCTTTTTACCAGTCTCGAGTTAGTCAATAATCTAATCTTGGCGGGCGGCACTAATCGTTTTGCCGCTCGCCAGTACTTTCTCGTACCAGCACCCGGCAGCTCATAATCGCTGCCG from the Gilvimarinus sp. DA14 genome contains:
- a CDS encoding alginate lyase family protein; this encodes MRFSVLMFMALLSPLAFTQTLTNPYHYNEDTSADYRNLLASNYRCDQSLIPAYKGDLVIDSKYDQSDSSKSSVTSSYDSDSAQKAEHIRALMSFIAQQSHSAIYQTSASTRARAAQCISDNLNLWAAADSLLGVKTSPTGVAQRKWFLAAIASVLMQLDSRYTDFYLDSRINNWLDDLAYQVVDDYNYRLEAESDRINNHDYWAAWSVAARALLSDDTRLLQWSEDVFDFAMSQIVLHKSTGLGYLPRELDRGSLAANYHNYAMVPLMYLADALVLNGKDITPYRDQLGALASLTTRFVVDTNSLDSYIGAKQKSVSPGKSVWILPYAVLFGIDENVNSILKANKLTTEYSQMGGDLWSFYQSRVSQ
- a CDS encoding ParD-like family protein; translation: MGIVKISDELHDELRRTSRVMERSINAQAEFWLKIGRLAEQHQHLSFAELIQQSLKEARARE
- the map gene encoding type I methionyl aminopeptidase; amino-acid sequence: MNNVVIKSPEAIEKMRRAGRLLAQVFTELDKQVKPGVTTMALNHWVETYIREELDARPASLGQYDYPYCLNASPDIVICHGFPTDKPLKEGTIVNLDITLGKDGYIADSSKMYTIGEVTPLAQKLVDETYTAMWSGINAVKPGNTLGDIGYAIASHARNNGFSVVREFCGHGIGQQMHEAPQVLHYGAPGAGLELREGMTFTIEPMINQGNAKTRTLKDGWTVVTRDKKLSAQWEHTVLVTATGAEVLTLRPEEHAHEMPSP
- a CDS encoding S9 family peptidase — its product is MENYIKTLTRCVQILTVTALTHTANAADGAVQDAASSNEVMSIEQVVSAYGVLPQTQQMRVSPDGSLLAFRKVTAEKDLVVVYSLKENKLVTGVNVGDIDPGYLYFLDDEHLVLVASENMRLAGYRGRHDISSAFVLNVSNGELDQLLRPGDVIAKGQTGLGSIVGTSDNNKYLYMPAYVAESKADRSPDYSLMRVNLESPRRPRQIVKGEPDTRDYFMDGQGNLLAEEIYDNGTNLHEIDVPDGDGGWKTIFSRETALYDYSMMAVTADLKSLVFLDTDESTGREGYFTMSLADGSISQEPIGRSDADVAGLLTDINRIAYGVIYSGFKPSYQMFDPAHQARVDSITEQFPDQHLTLTDWSPDWKRLVFMVQGGASAGTYYLSSEGKKLRYLSSAYGEISDAMVNPTVLHTYKARDGLSIPTILTLPSSRAENPRKMPAVIMPHGGPAAYDSLSFDWMAQALAARGYLVVQPQFRGSVGFGLDHYMAGQGEWGRKMQDDITDAVEYFGNGGLLDPEHVCIVGASYGGYAALAGAAYTPELYSCAVSINGVTDLEGLLDDRRSSGGDDHWVVEYFERSMVKGEYTEDDLKAISPLFAADKVKAPVLLIHGENDKVVPIEQSEDMHDELKDAGKESTFIELDNESHYLQYSKTRQQTLKAILEFVDPYLSDS
- a CDS encoding DUF2254 domain-containing protein, producing the protein MLTKLGWKLLMLSRALWMRTLAFAILAVATALIAIAFKGFIPESVSGLIGSEAVDKVLSILASSMLAVTTFSLSVMVSAHSAAANNLTPRATRLLLEDSTTQNALATFVGSFVYSLVGIIALSTGIYGDQGRVILFVVTIAVVVLIVGTILLWINHLARLGRVSEIAERVEKAAGAAIARRGDHPWLDGKRLDSLEDIPSDCRAIYPDDTGYIQHIDMQALHQWATEKDAEIYITSLPGKFVHPNHPVLYTSHKNDNTEDNTLAAAITIGDTRSFDQDPRFGLLVMAEIASRALSPGINDPGTAIEVLGRGVRLISQWRITPDDVSEFEVPYPRVFVPRIELDELFIDFFSPIARDGAGLIEVQIRLQKSLAALAAIDADFYKVAEHTAKKSLLRAQQSFNFAPDAETLQEVFDRLFS
- a CDS encoding phosphate-starvation-inducible PsiE family protein; this encodes MSDNKEPVTPPNSAEKHRHHELHQELPVDFPDAYFRGLHRIIRFAIRVLALLMVFVILWGVVDVVYIIYERLITAPVLLLNINDIFYTFGAFMAVLIAVEIFINIRLYLGTNVFPVQLVVATALMAIARKVIVLDFDAFTPMYLLGIAATTLALGITYWLLNDRTRNVSDDNSVAPR